Part of the Cottoperca gobio chromosome 16, fCotGob3.1, whole genome shotgun sequence genome, TGTTTTCCCATTTTAAGTTTGCTGAATACCTTTTAGGGTTATTCACTTGTCTTTGAGAGAACACCCTCGAGTGAGAGCCTGGTAAAAGAACGTAAAGAGGGGATTTTCAGTCTACTTTGTCATTGTTGTTGGAGTGAACAGGCTGGCACTGTGTTGGGCACGGAGacgagaaggaggaggaaaatgttttgttggtgGCAGAGAATACACTGGGTTTGTGTTTCCGATGCAGGGCGATCACAACCAGAATGATGATGTGAACGTGGAAGTACATAGACCTAGGAGGAAAAACAGGAGAGTAACTTTTCTACCGTTGTCATTAATGTACTGTTAGGGGAAATGTTGGCCAGTAGGATGAACGTGACATGACAACATAGAGCAGGCCACGAAATATCCTGTTCGacataaataaattatgtacaaaatgtataaaacaaaGGAGAATTCTGGGGCTCAACCTTAATAAATGTCATCAGTCAGTAGTAAGTGCATTAGCTCTTAATATACAATCTATATGTTGCTAAAATCCTGCAAATACATGAGTACTAAAGCTGCAACGATTGGTTTATTAGGcgattgacagaaaacaaatcagaaactatttttgatcattttgaaTGCCAAAATTCTCTGGTGccaacttctcaaatgtgtatattatcTGGTGTCCTTAGTCTTTTATGATAGTATACTGAATTTATTTGCTGTTTGGACTGTTGATTtggcaaaacaagacatttaaagatgtccGTTTGGTCTTTGGGAATTTGTGATTTTTCCCAATTTCAATTTCTTCAAACTTCAATATGAATGCTGTCGGCTGCGGACTTGCATGTGCGAGGTGGATGCGCATGTACTTCTATATAAACTACAATTCTGGGTCTGTATCACCAGGACTTGGTGTACGCACAACCAGCGCGCTAGTTGTGCGTACAGTCAGTGCTGACCTTTGTGGATGTGGACAGATGATAATTTACGTCACGCTGACCCACATGGCCAGACAAATGCAGCAAATATGAATTGgatagaagaggaagaggataagAGGACTGAAGGTGAATAACGTACCTGTAATAAACCAAAGTGGGATCAACTGCAAGAAGTAGGAAAGGCATAACAGTGTAGCAGATGGCCAGCTGGGTGGCTGCccaagttacgatgtcgtaacccAGCTTCAAGCCTCTGGAGCTCAGCAAGTAGTGACGAACAGACTTCCGTACCTGGTGTGGAGAGACAGATGAACAGAGTGATAGGATTGGTGTATTTAAGATATGctgttgatttaatttaaactaATCCTATTAAGTTACATGACAAAATCTATTACATTCCTTAGATGTTGCTTTAGTTTAACATCTACATGTCAGCCAGGTGTGTTTTGTGACAGATACAcaagtgtttatgtttgcagtTGTATGCCGgttcattcatttgaatttcCAGAGGAGGTAGAGAACTCACAGCTCGTGCTGCCATGGTGATGGGGATGGCAGTGATGAAAGTGAAGTAATACCCGGGATAAACACCGTGCCACAGCGCCGACAGGATAAAGGTCAACGCCAACCTGTGCTTTGGGGCTCGGTCATAACACACCctgaggagatgagaggaatcAAACAAAGAAGTTTATGAAAAGGAAAGCTGAGTAAATGTTTTCTGACTGCGTgcatgatgtaatgtaatgaagtaTTGAAGTTCACATTTGCAGCACTTACGTTTTGAGCCAAATTCCTGTTCGAATATTCCAGTTGTCTATGAATGTCTTAAAGCTGGTTGCGGTCTGAAAAAAGATCAATAGAAAACCACATAACAATAACTTTATTAGGTAAGAAATTACCGAACTTTGACAAACATGCAACGGTGCATGAAACTTAACACATCCATAGAGAGACTATGCATGTacgtgtttttttaaatcatgtgaAACATTGAGGGTACCTCAATTTTCAAGATGTTGAGGTTGCAGATAAGGTCCCACGATGGCTTTCCATTTTCATCCATCCCCAAGAATCCATATCCTGCAGCGTTGTTGACTGCATCAGCTGACAGGACAGAGGAAAACAATACAATCACACGACTTCCATGGCAATAACAATGTAGACCATGTTCCCACCAGACAATTGGCTAACGACGAGATAAACATACAAACGCACACAGAGCTCACCTAGTGTCCAGGCGAAATAGAATTTGGGTCTTGCTGCTTGTATGGATAAGAAAGCGTAGGTGAGCCTTGTGACGAAGGGGGCGTGGCTGACAAAGTTGGGGTCCACGTTGTACATTATCGGTAAAGACCGAGTCACAGTGAGGAAGAACAGCATACATCCGCTGCAAATCAGCAATTTTCGACACACAGCATTCTGCAAAGAAAACAGATGGAAGCACGCATTACAAATTGACACGATGACAAAATCAGGTCCAGTTGAGATTAGAGGAAATAAGTCATATTTAGACTCAAACAATGTCAGCAAGCAGGACTAGGTACAAAAGCTAAAGAATCAGACTCCTGATACGACTGGAAAGGTTTCAGTGAAAACTAAAAATGAAGTGGGAGAAGACTGCGGTTTAGAATTGACAGCCAGACTTTACTACAGTCCCAGTCCCAAGCAGCAATATGCATTCAGGAACATACCAGAGGTGATGGGTCCGGTGTCTTATCATAGCCGTTCTGACCATTACACGTCCCAGAGTGCTGCCTGAGCCTCCTGCTGATGTGTCTGCCCTCTATGAAGTCCATGTACTCCTTATAGTTGCTGCATGGTCCCACCAAGATACTCAGGAAGTTCAGATTGTAACTCAGGTACTCGATGAGAGAAGGTTTCACACTGTAGAAAGAACAGGAGgacaaatcatttattttagacAATCCCTTTATTTTTCAGTGTAAGAGTGATCACGTCAGGTACAATGCACGTCagtgttatttgtatttttccatCTAAGTTGGGTGGAAACGTGATAAAACGTAAAaaagtcactttttaaaaatgtcacacatttctttcaaattaCAGCAGTTTCGCAGCATTTTTAGGAACTAGGCCTGGCTATCGAGAACTGGTTATGACTCGTAACAAGTTCTAAATACTAAAGAAGGCATCGCTTTTGATTCCTAAACAAAAGGTTTTGACCTGCAGAGCTTCTGTCTACATTGTTGGTTACGCCTGCATCAAAgcttatatatatgtttacagtACAAGCAGAATTGATAAGTTAAATCAGACTCTGAATGAACAAAATGTGAGTGATATCCAAACCTACAGGGAGAACAGGAATCTTAAAGTAAGCTAACAAACATGAGACAATTACTGAATGTAGAGCTGCAGTTATCACACACGAGCAACACTTTATGATCgtttcttaatttttttttaatgtatttaaatgtattttaaatgtcattccAACATGGCATGCATGATACACTGATGACTGTGGTTTTATCAAATCACATGCATAAAAATCTTCTATTTTCCATGCAAAATGATTCATCTTTTCTAAGTTCCTAGCATGCTTTTTACATGAACAAGCTATTCACCATGATTGCATCTCCTTGTCATTGTCCTTCGTGGCTAAAGGAAAAGAAACAGTCATTTATTCTTAAACTAAGGTGTTAATTCAGATGCAACCATCTGTGCATACATACAGGGACATTCGGTCCAGATACATATTAATCCTACGCAACTACCTCAAGGGTCAGGcttaaaagaaaatcagttaAATTCAGTAAGGGGACACAGTGATCTGACTTGTCTACAGGAAGTCTATCCCCTGATGTTTCACACTACAACATGAAACTACCattgtacaaaaaaacattgaatatgtGAGTATTCACCACAGTAAAATCTTACTTTATAGCCAGAGGCTTCTGCTCCGGGGTAAGTTGTTCAGGTTTCTTACACATACCTGAAAAACGAGGGATGACATCATCAGTAACCAGTTTGGAAACTTAAattttttgtatgtgtgcatcTTCTCCTTTGCCTTACCATCATGGAGCTGGAAAGCCAGTGTTGTTATCTTCTGTGTTACTATCATCAGAGGCCTGGACACAGCAGATACATGTTAACTAATGTAAGATACTGACTTAGTGGACTTTaaaaggatatatatatatatataaagtgccATCATTCTAACTCTCACAAAACTGTGGGACATAAACTAATCCATAAAGAAACTGATCTGCCAGGCGCACCAGACCTTCTATGTTAATGATGATCCTTTAGCAGTCAAgagcatcctggtgtttttagtCTCAGAAAAACAGCCCGAGGTAGATGGACCATTCTGACAATGTTTCTAATACAGGAtcctgtttttaaaatcttttaaagGCAGAAGCAGCCTGTTTTAAAGCACATCACAAGTAAACGCCTACTGAGCGTCTGTCTGAGAATGTAATTTCCCGTGAATAACTTCATTCTTTCCAGTAGTGTCAAGTCAGGTCACTTAATAATCCAATGCAATTCATTTCACTCAATCATTGTCTCCAAGACAGCCTGACAATCTTGTCAAGCTCACAATGCTCTTAagaaatagaatacaaatacaaagttgATTAATAGAATAACGCTAACAAGAAGATTTCATCCATCAAATACTGAAAGTTGTTCACACTTATTTGTTATAcaataaacattcaaatgtaataatttgCTTTCACTTTTAACATTGGTACTTCAGAGACTGTCATCCAGAACATCAATACAATACACAGCAATTAGGTGAACATACAACATGTGTGCAATAACTCATGTTTGTGTTATATTTCCTTTACATAGATTAGATTTCCATTTTAGTTGTTTTAGTAAGTTAGACATTTATAGATACCAAAAAGTGCTGAAAGAGAGGCGACGGTGGAGGCATTGAGGTCAGTACAGTAAGTCTGAATAGACTAGCTTCACACCCCCTCTCCTAGTTTCATTCACAGATAGAGATGTCTCTGTCCCaagaatgtgagtgtgtgtgtgtgtgtgtgtgtgtgcacaaaggCACATAAAAActacatctctcacacacacacacacacacacacacacacacacacacacacacacacacacacacacacagtgggctGCATTGTGTGGACAGCATGGAAAACTGAGGCAGAGAGGGTTCGAGCGGCTGGCCGTGCCAGCAGAATGAGAGCTGGCAGTTGGCTTTAGAGAAACATTTTCAGGGTGCCAGCCAGTATGTGCAACTCTCTCCACCACTGTAGCCGATAGACTCTGTGACCCTAACTGAGGCTGACTCACAGGCCTGCCTGATCATCATCAAAGTCACACAGAGTGCAAGTGAGGCCTCCAGCAAATTCATACACAACAGAACTGGGAAAAAAAGGTTGCAGAATATGGTGTTAGCAAAGTCAACCGTCACCTTTTAAAGAACTACTGCACACAGAAAACACCATCACCGGCTTAATCTGGAACGAACCGTTCCAATAAAACCACGGGTGCTACTTCAGGCATTATCCTGACCAAACACATGTATCTGCAGCGccatgttaaattaaatatgtgtcGGTTTTTTGTGAATGCCACGAGGCATAGTATGTAACGAAATGATAACCCTCTTTGTAAAAGCAACTGCATGCCATCAATGTGAAAGTAGCTATTGGAATTCAGTTACTGTTAAtaaattcaatttcaaaataGTCATTCTTGATGATGACTTCGTTTCTGATATAATGACCAATAGCACTTTTTTATGATCCTTACAGAGTCCAGATATAAGGGGTTGAAATGAAAAGACATTCTTGACAAAAAGAGTAACATACTAAAGTGAACTGCCCTCTCCTTAAGAAGCAGCCTTGTTCCTGAAACAGCAAAGTCACAGTTGCCAGGAGGCAAGGAGTACCTTAACTCTACCTGGCAACCTGTCACACTGCTGCTTTTTTATCAGCGGCGCTGTGTTTACACAAGGCTGTGGCACTGGCAAACGTGTAAGCAGGTAATACATGGTTTGGAAATGTTAACTGATAACATCAGAGCAGATctaaaactgaaataattaaTATGTTGTCACCAACCAGGTGTGGCAAAGCGAGAGGATAAGAGGTGAGACATTTTTCCTTACCCAGAAAAGTCAGTGGACAGAACTCCATAGTTATAGATGAAGACTCTGCTCACTTGGCACACTGTCAAGTAGCCCATAGCGGTCACCATGGAATACCTGTGTGTTGGGGAATGAGCCAAACTAAATCAGACGAGGACAACGAAGATGTTCTGGTGATAGATACAATACCTGTAACGATTATCAAGTAGGGCTGCCTGTCGTGGTtgattaagatttattttactaCTAAGCATTACTCAGAAGAGATTATGGAATTTGTAGCATATCGGCCGAATTTGCAAAATACAGATAAACAGCTTTGGGCCTTTTTTAcgatttcatttttaaacccGGTAACTCATGTTTATGCTATGAAGGttataattaacattaaaatgtcttcagaAAGTATAGTTTATTCGATACCAGTGAGATTGGTGACTTAAAAATATGTATGTGATAACATGCAGTAGAATAAGACACACTCAGACCAATACGACTGGCTTGTCTGGCTGCCTTTTATCTTACATATTGCAACAGTGTCTTGGAGATGAGATGTTGCTGTTGTAGCGGATCAGTCAGACCAGACAGAACAAAACACTTGTAGCAACATATttacaacagaacagaattCTGTTTATCTGAGatgagattttaaaaataagattttatttataaataaaggctcaataaaaaaaatctataatcAAACCAATTAGGCAACCAAAGGGCTACAAAGGGCAAATGTATATAGTAAAGGTGGGTCAAACTTTCCctttctaagctttccaaaacaACATTGATGAATAGCACACGGTTCTCAAGAATGATTTAATGGCACTTAAAATTTGCTATGTTTACATTGGCACAAATTCCACCACATTTCACAGCTGTAACATTTCATGATCCATTttataattcaacattttaactCCATAATTTTGCTTCGTCCCAGACTTACCTGTGTACATTGTTGATGTCAGCTTTGATGATGATCAAGTAGCTTGCAACCACCACTGTCAAGATGTGAGCTGAGTACCTGcagacaaggacacacacaaagtgGGCTGTATGTCTGTGATAAAATGCAGTGTGCATCAGTGGAGCCTAGATGTTTCCCCTAAAACCTGTTACTTATAGATCAAATGCCACCACAAACATTTCTCCTGTGTATCTCCTTTCTGTGCACCCTTACTGTCAACAGCCTCAGTGTCCTCCTATAATTATAAGTCTGTGACCCTGCACACTGGACACCAGCCCTGACTATTTGTCAGAAAGGTAGACAACGAGTAGACAATTATTGTTGAGAACTCAGAGGTCAACTACCACATATTTTCTCTCAAAATATGTTGCTGATCATATGAGAGAAATTGAATAGTACTGTGTGAGCGTCTCTCTGACAGTATCATACAGTACCATCCAAAGCAGAAGATGAGAAAGGCAATGCCGAGAAGAGCGGCCACAGCGTGCCTGACCAGGGGATTGGCATGGCTAGGACTGAGGTAAAGACGAAACCAGAAGGCAGCAGCTAGGGCAAACAGCTGGCACGTCAGGAAATTGACCTGTGTGGGAGAGATAGAGATTAGGATGGGAGTTTACACAACAATATTCAACAAAATATCTGTGTTTTAATAGCTGACAAAACACAACTCCTGTAGAGACATATTGTGACAGCATGATGCAAGGTTATaaggatccccccccccctccctccccacttGTTACATCATCATTAGTGGTGTCATATCAATTGTATAAGGTTTATAAGTTTTACTGTGATCTTTGTATAGTATAATAACAAATAGTTGACGATAAGCGTTAAGTAGCCTCCTTTTTAAACTTTGGCATTTAAGTCTTCTGTTTCTAAATGCCATTTCGGAGAGAAATAAACACCAAAATCCTTTTATCTACACTATTACAGATTAACTTCAATGTGGGCGTCGATGGAGACGACTAACGGCACGTCGCTCTAACAAGGGACACCACGTTAATTGACAGACTATAGTCGTAACACAGAGAGGCATTCATAAGACAACATAGATTGGGAAATGCTATCTATTAACTCCGAAATATATGGGTTGTGATTCATGGACAGATACTCCTACCTGATCAAGAGGAAAGCCCAAGTATTCACTGACAGGCAGCAGCCACTTGGATCCAGTGGTTTTAAACGCAGTGTCCTCCCGCTCGCCCATCCTGCGTAGTTTTTCTGTTACAACGCCTCACTGTTCCCGGTTGtctttttccttgttttttgttttgttttagctaACTACCTATTGTTTTcggtgaaataaatacattgtttgCACAAAAAGCTCATGACTTGTGAAGCCAGTTCACTCCAGGCTGTCCCTCCTCCTCAGCCTCACTACCAGTCAAGTCAAACagtgacagatttcttttttaagctTTTCCGGTCattgctttcaaaataaaagccggGTTGACGAACGTTCTCAGTACTACAGCATTGTAGGCtactacaaacaaaaaaacaaataatgataTTATGTACTGTCTGTAAGGAGACGCATACCTTTCACTGTAAAAGGCTATGTTTTAATTACTTATTCtcacacaaatgtttatttgtgttggcCTACATATCCCTCCCTTTCAAAAGTGGCAGCGTATCTTGtatttttatctgaaattaaCTGCATCGTGAgagaagatttgtttttaaagataacCTTGTGTGTCTAGTAGGCTACATGTATAGGACATtggaatataaaaaatatgtagATGAAAATAATGTCATCTTACTTCCGGTGTTATTCAGGCTCTCTTTCAAGCTCGGCGCAACATAAGATGACAAAGTTGGACCAGTGGCTATTTCCCTCGCccctattttaaaatgaataattttTTAGGGGCTCATGAAGACATAAAATAGACCTAATCATTAACAAGATCAAGAACATTTGTACTAAATCAATGGCCTTTAGTGCTCTGTGGTAATGTGTACCGCAGAGTGTAAAAGTGATTGCCATAATTTGTGGCtttgtgaataaaaatgtattttaagacATCTCCTGCTGAGGTAGCCAACATCTTATTTCCAAAGGTatgaatcagtgtgtgtgttgcagagtgtGAGAAGAAAGGTAGAATATAATAgatctttattgtcattgtgcttAGAACAATGAAAATCTGTTTAGCAGCTCTTCAGCAGTGTGCAACATAACAttataagtaaataagtaaagtaagtaaaaacaaaaaaagggtccaagtaaagaagtaaaagtgaataaaactaaataaaaatgaaagcaagATATTAAGGTCATCTGTGAAAGGACTGGGTGTTCTTTCTTAGAGACCATGCCATGACTTGCAGAGCTGCCCATGGCATTACATATGTATTAATTATTGTCTTTTGGTGAAGGGTTAGTCCAAGGGGGACATTTAAAGTGAGGGAACCAGATATGAATTCAGTGTAGACTGTTAGCCGTTcctaataataaacaatcaatCTGGCTTTAATAGATTGCCAGGTGAATTTCTTCCCCTCTTGCACCCCTCAATcgtgaggtcagaggtcagaatCAGCTACAAAATAACAGCCTTGGAGAGATTAAGTATATTTTGTAAGGAGAGTTCAGTGTCTTTCAGATGCAAGCTTCATGTTGGAGCTTAAACATACTCAAGCTAAAAGGATGTTTCTTTAACCTGTATGTCATAATGCCACCACAAGTCACAATCTTTTTACAGGGCAGTACATTCTGACCTATTGATCATGTGAGATACTAACAATACGTCAAGTGTTACTTGGCCTGAGAAAACAGCTTTCAGACTTGTAATGTAAGCTGTGGTAGAAGTATTTAAATACtttactccagtaaaagtagaaatattataatgtaGAATACattccattacaagtaaaaatcctttatttaaattttaactAAAAGTACAGAGGTATTAAGATGCTTTTGTATTTTGCTTTCTGTGAAACTGCTCTACAGTTTGACCAGGTCACGTGcaatgtaaaacatatattttaattagACCCAATGCCTAGCAGCTCTAAGCTGCTTTTTTGAGGAGTTGATTTTTAATTGTCAACATTATGCTCATGCACAAAGGTTTGctttgagtaaaaaaaaaagcccttgACATATATTGTATTGCAAATTAGAAGCACTGACCAGAAACAGTAGCACAAAAAAAGTGCAAAtgtttaaacaaaatgaaattagCAAGGAATCAATGTTCATGTTTACCTCTTTAatttttgttgttcttgtttttagtTTCTATTTCCAAGCATGTACTGAGAGTAACAAAGAGAGAACGAGTTGTATGTGCACACGCTTACTTGGCTAATAAAgcagattctgattctgaattaGGCCTACATACAGGGTACAAAAGGAGCTGTGCAGAAAACATGATGCACAAAACCAAAGGCCTAACACTAAcccatttaaaatgaaaccATTTTAGGAGAATAGAAGAGGATGCATTCTGTATTTCATTCgatgttttttattaatgaagttgtatttatttttgccaccACTTTTCATTGACTTAGTTTTATCATCTGGTACAAGACTGATCTGCAGTCACAGCAACATATTATCTTGGAGGAGGTCAGTATTTAATTCACAAAGATAAtcctattaataataataataataataataataataataataataataataataataataataataataataataataataataataataataataatacaatttactTACTGACAgagtaagtaaaacaaaaatagataaataaacgAACAAAAAGGAAGGATAGggagaagagacggtcagtgtttTAATCTTGTCATTCTGATATACATTGCACCCACATAAATCTTAAATTAAGAAAGGGGGCCAAACATTATGGGCTGAAAGTATCACTTCACTCATGTCTCGTCAGCACAATCGGTCACTTGCGCCACTTAGCGTCCTGTCAGGGAAGACGCAAGGCGTGACAGATGACGCTGCCTGTTTACAACTGCCAATGAACACGTGGCGCGCCAAATTTTGAGCTGTCATTGGCTGGTACGGCTGTAATATGGGCGGGGACTGTTCTCTAAAGGACCAATAGTGTCTGGCATGTAAATTCTGTTCGAAATTTTCCCGGGAAATCTGAGTTTCGCGGGAGGGCTCTTGAGCGCGTAAACCGTATCCCTTCATTCATCAGGCCGTTTCCTGAAGCCATTTCTAGACGAGGGGAACGAGAGTTGTGCTACTTTTTAATCCGTTGCATCTGCCTAAATGCACTTTCTTAAGGAACAATACTTTACAAAAGTCGATGAATCAGACTGTAATCTTTACTTCGGtctgattatttttttaaactattgcGGTTTATTAGCAGCCATACGGGCTTGAAAGTGCAGAGACAAGAAAGGGGTTATCCCGAATCCGCAAGATGAGAAGAGGGATCTCCTCGGCTCCGGACAAAGTGATTTTAGCAGGGGTTGGGGGCTCTCCTCTGGacaataatatcattttaaCAACTCTCACGGATCGTTTAAACCCCGGTCAAACCAACGCTACGTATATCCAAATAATAACCACCCCACCGCCTTGCAACGTTACACAGAcatcaaatgtgtgtttatctgaACCTCagataaacaacatttacacaacTCCACAACAAGCTGCAGCAAACGGAGCAGGACAACGACCCGCTCTGGGGAGACCGCCGGTAATCATCTATACAGCTCGATTCAACACATTTGGCTTGCTACAACTAGCCACAAACACGACAAAATGTTAGCTTGCTAGGCTAGTCGAGCTTGTTGTTCGggcagctaacattagctgcttAGCCAGAGCATTCCCTCAACCTAGCGAGGTGGCTAACTAACTACCGCTAGCTAAGTTGCCCAAGTGGGTTGGTTATGTGGTATGTTGACTGTAGGGAAGCAAACGTCGAGTTTAAGTTAGTTTTACGTTTACAGAATCGTAGACATGTCATTTAATAGCGTGCTATGCTAACTTCATGGTGCTTTTGAGTCCGCTTCACCCTTGCAGCTAGATGGAAATATTGGTAGGAGATGAGTAACGTTAGCGGTGGCCTAGTGGCTGCTGTTGGTGCCCTAATTTGGGGGTTGGGGATTGTTGGGCTGCTTGGCTCTTAGTTAGCTAATTGTTTAGCTTTAAAACGGGACACGAGGGGCTACATATACAAAAAATATGGGCTTATAAGTAGCTAAAGCTTCACTTCAGTTTTGAAACTACTCGATATATATTTCTTCCAGTCGTCTCTGAAGATGCAAGCCAACTTGGATCAAGCTCGAAAATGTGTTAGCTTTCAAGGCTAGTAGCAGTATTGATTATTAGAGGACAACATTGCACGTTGTCGGCATTGACCTTATTTTGCACAAGTGTTTTATGTCCCTCTTTTTTGTTAATAAAGTGTAACGTTATAGTTCCTTTCATGCCAAGTAAAGTGAAACTCGAGTTTGTAGCTGTAGAACTGATTGCACGTTTCCTGTGTTCTCAATCTGCACAAACCACACTAAATAGTTTCAGCAGCATTCAGGGTGTTGGTTTGTTCCTGGCTATTCATCTTTCATGAACTAAACTAGACTATCTCAGGCTGTAGCCATGACCAGGCAGGGGGTGAGGGGAGCTGCTTGCTGATATAAAATGGCTGACATTTTGACTGTCAACAGAGGGCATTTTATTCCAAATTTTCTTGGGCTAGATGATGTAAGAAAGTATTCTAACATGAGGTTTACTACACTTGAACAACTTTAAAACATGAGTATCAATTGACTAATCCTACATTGGGTTAGAGGTAAATGTAGTAGACCAGCACCCTGGAACTGGTGTGACGCTCAGATAGTAAAACATGATGGGTTCTAGCCAACACAGAAGTCTAAAGGTTCCTTGGTTGAAGAGAATATTCACTAAACCGCCATGTTAACAGCAATGAGGACTAGAATGCCAATTTGGGCTGATGTCAGATAAAGTTTTCAGTTTTTCACTGAAGAAACATGTTTCAGAAATGGTTATGTTAGGCAATTCAACTGTTGCCGTATAAATGACCTGGGATATGGAGCACTCAGTCTAAATGGTCCTTGACATTGTTAACAGTGGTGAtggcacatttaaaatgtccaatatTGCTGAAACCATAGGTAATAAACATGCCTGGACTTTTGTCAAGCGACACCAGTACTACAATAGAAGAAATAGATTCTGACAGGTTAGAAATGGATCCTGTAACTTAGGAGTCATGAAGAATGTGGACGTAGGGGGATCCAACATTGGATTATATCCAAAATGGATGATAAGATCCCTAAACTGTTGTTCAAAAGGGGCATTACTTTTTGGATTTGATTATGGGTGAGTTGGGTACAGAAAAGGACTTTTGGTTTTTACATTCTGGGACATTATGTTGTAAAATTAGAAGTGCATGGGTTAATTATGGGGCTATCAGTTCTTGGTTAGTATACTTGTGTTGGTTTCCTTTGGCATTACTGTGGAGCAATGTGATC contains:
- the mboat1 gene encoding lysophospholipid acyltransferase 1; protein product: MGEREDTAFKTTGSKWLLPVSEYLGFPLDQVNFLTCQLFALAAAFWFRLYLSPSHANPLVRHAVAALLGIAFLIFCFGWYSAHILTVVVASYLIIIKADINNVHRYSMVTAMGYLTVCQVSRVFIYNYGVLSTDFSGPLMIVTQKITTLAFQLHDGMCKKPEQLTPEQKPLAINVKPSLIEYLSYNLNFLSILVGPCSNYKEYMDFIEGRHISRRLRQHSGTCNGQNGYDKTPDPSPLNAVCRKLLICSGCMLFFLTVTRSLPIMYNVDPNFVSHAPFVTRLTYAFLSIQAARPKFYFAWTLADAVNNAAGYGFLGMDENGKPSWDLICNLNILKIETATSFKTFIDNWNIRTGIWLKTVCYDRAPKHRLALTFILSALWHGVYPGYYFTFITAIPITMAARAVRKSVRHYLLSSRGLKLGYDIVTWAATQLAICYTVMPFLLLAVDPTLVYYRSMYFHVHIIILVVIALHRKHKPSVFSATNKTFSSSFSSPCPTQCQPVHSNNNDKVD